Proteins from one Palaemon carinicauda isolate YSFRI2023 chromosome 44, ASM3689809v2, whole genome shotgun sequence genomic window:
- the LOC137634187 gene encoding uncharacterized protein: MSDLKAVISRRKTVRKKVTVCYDKRDNYRGLDPALQTTERGLLLNYQKSLLELDQNVFELKFSDDGVTEAALDTESDICQDYQDRIQICLSLLPASLSNHSNVSIDNARSLLKQPTAPLPRFTSKENEDFTSFLKEFLSTTNSFTYPDRDLLLLLKQQVDGRAKLLLDSLEADKQTFNDAVELLKAAFASESTRKVNTIRQLTELKLGLSDDPYSYISKFRTILQSVSTLEITADDFIQYFAWSGLNEQFKKELVQITNQTRPSCKDIKDNFFTATERYENARKISKFKGPAISGNFQGKNLQDTSTSLAIKVDSNINNASKSCNLCQKVDSKDINHFISKCPNFPTAQEKVSKLSECKGCVKCGSFMHPSTKCSFRFRKKCYHCGGWHFSFLCIKTSSTQSKNEPSSSATVKTATNSGVAILPNCSSRSALPTFTFQVSGQGRLFRGLKDTGSQSTFVSERLANFGKFKVICNDVDSTVNGFNGPKVYKTRIVQLPITLTTGVVEIFAMVVPSINIKLSLPGLGKVIKAFKDRGYSFADSFLDPKSSEISDIDVLLGSDSSHCLLGKDVVFGNNDPSVYIDTLHGIMLTGNLDRLINNVDYLQTRDSNFYCMNTDSSEPLLSFPVVDSSVSICTHSFLLGCDYFSPSFSEEIKDLDFGNIATSCNFNVLNTKGKVIEEKLREATNHILEAECRNYLNYDQPECDEQTTDLNRKLIDFTLKNLFRETDGRIRVPLLWNGKLSHLLSKNERLAKLILKSTLKKHKKDKGNLLLMDQTFRDQLAEGIIEPVDNLEQFKLEHPNYSFIPHMAVFKPQRETTKCRIVYLSNLSENERNKGLNLSHNQCMFPGPNLNQKMLSAFIHLRFDEKLLTFDLKKAFNMLTLSENDQAKLLFYWFRNVRKDDYTLVAFRNVRLSFGLRCSPFLLMISLFYILIINSDKDDDKLKECKKLIYSLTYMDNGAYSCDNLDTLQWAYSVLPKVFESFKFSVQQLITNDISLQSRIDKDMKIETPIENKLFGLTWNRISDEIFTKPINLNADASTKREVLTTIAAQFDIFGFNLPLMNRSRLFMNRLQCCKDLDWDKPLNNDLVREWKNLCRQANSSPIIRVPRFVGSRDGEYKLIAFTDASRSLYGVVVFICHVETNQCCFLQAKNRMVNTHLKNKSIPSLELNAVLFGVESLMELHRDLTGDVCMKPINISELLLYTDSICSLHWLNSCVSKMEKMQRLGVFTTNRLNSIQRLCEKYPVKFCFVSGKENPADSTTRPFSYRSLMKTNFLIGPDSNFIKTEDELSVVIPNPLTVDKMAPVIDHNVYVGINSEHSPNSSGNAHLIDPNDISDFRRLVLIHRRVLRCVMKWKQKIGIEGSPKSPNSNLFAQALTQIISTEQNLFFPEVFSYFQDQKVRLKDLPKIVTQMNVFLDNNNVIRVKSKFKTWDGQNEFPILLPRDSALTRLIVLDAHSKLSHSGCYAVLSAIRRTFYVPKHFSTIKKILKTCVHCRRFNNRTFQLNQNVYREFRSDPPSIPFNNVFIDYLGPFTVKKDSESQKVWLLIFACTWSRGIDLRICNDLSVKEFLRSFQLHCFNYGVPQLVVSDLGSQLVAGANIIHDFISDHETRLYFEENNVKPLTFQQYFKGCSKLGSLVETCVKMVKRLLFGSIKNWVLSFAEFEFVVEHTKHLVNKRPIAFKNGLREANVNDVPEPITPEKLIRGYDTLSLNLIPSLQGMPNDPDWQAPVSSTSRINDEFEKLRKVRRNLIENYHSEFLGTLLSQAVDKKDRYRPAQQHNIKVGDIVLLKELNTKPSSYPMAIVQKLEVNSNGEVTGVTLLKGKTKEIIKRHISTLIPYLEVKDLGEDNCIPTPDVEQNNDTNNLRVRRKAAILSEQRTREYLNI; encoded by the coding sequence ATGTCAGATTTAAAAGCTGTAATTTCCAGGCGCAAAACGGTTCGTAAAAAAGTTACTGTTTGTTATGATAAACGTGATAATTACAGGGGTTTAGATCCAGCCTTGCAAACGACCGAAAGGGGTCTTCTGCTTAACTACCAGAAGAGTTTATTGGAATTGGACCAAAATGTTTTTGAATTGAAGTTTTCAGATGACGGGGTAACAGAGGCGGCTTTAGATACAGAGAGTGACATATGTCAGGATTACCAGGATAGAATCCAGATTTGCTTGTCTTTGCTGCCTGCTTCTCTCTCTAATCATTCGAATGTTAGCATTGATAATGCTCGTTCCTTGTTAAAGCAGCCAACTGCTCCTTTACCCAGGTTTACCAGTAAAGAAAACGAGGACTTCACGTCATTTCTTAAGGAATTCCTAAGTACCACTAATTCCTTTACATACCCAGATCGTGATCTTTTGTTGTTGCTCAAGCAGCAAGTAGACGGTCGTGCGAAATTGTTGTTGGATTCTTTAGAGGCGGACAAGCAAACCTTTAATGATGCAGTAGAGCTTTTGAAGGCAGCATTTGCTTCGGAAAGCACTCGTAAGGTAAACACGATCAGGCAGTTGACAGAACTTAAGTTAGGGCTTTCAGAtgatccatattcatatatttcaaaattcaggactatattgcagtctgttagtacactagaaataacggcagatgattttatacagtattttgcatggtcaggccttaatgaacaatttaagaaagagttggttcagattaccaatcaaactcgtcctagctgtaaggatattaaggataacttctttactgccactgaaaggtatgagaatgctaggaaaatttcaaagtttaaaggtcccGCTATTTCTGGAAATTTTCAAGGGAAGAATCTGCAGGATACTTCGACTAGTTTGGCTATCAAAGTCGACTCTAATATTAACAATGCATCAAAAAGTTGCAACTTGTGCCAAAAGGTAGATTCAAAGGATATTAATCACTTTATTTCCAAATGTCCAAATTTCCCTACTGCACAGGAGAAAGTATCGAAATTGTCAGAGTGCAAGGGCTGTGTAAAATGTGGAAGTTTTATGCACCCGTCTACTAAATGTTCTTTCAGGTTTCGCAAAAAGTGTTATCATTGTGGCGGTTGGCATTTCTCCTTTTTATGCATAAAGACAAGCTCCacccaaagtaaaaatgagccgtctaGTTCTGCTACAGTTAAAACAGCGACGAATAGTGGAGTAGCCATACTGCCTAATTGTAGTAGTAGATCTGCACTTCCAACTTTTACTTTCCAAGTTTCAGGTCAAGGGAGATTATTCAGAGGGCTCAAGGATACCGGTTCACAAAGCACTTTTGTATCGGAGAGACTagccaattttggtaaatttaaagtTATATGCAATGATGTTGACTCGACAGTTAATGGTTTTAATGGTCCCAAGGTCTATAAAACTAGAATAGTACAGTTGCCTATTACTTTAACCACTGGTGTAGTTGAGATTTTTGCTATGGTTGTGCCCTCGATAAATATAAAGTTGTCCTTACCTGGTTTAGGGAAGGTTATTAAAGCCTTTAAAGATAGAGGTTATTCCTTTGCTGATTCCTTCCTAGACCCAAAATCTAGTGAAATTAGTGACATTGATGTCTTGTTAGGTTCAGATTCTTCTCATTGTTTGTTGGGAAAAGACGTTGTATTTGGCAATAATGACccctctgtatatatagatacgttacatggcattatgctaacaggaaatcttgacagattgatcaataatgtggattatttgcagactcgcgacagtaatttctattgcatgaacactgattccagtgagccattgttatctttccctgttgtggactcctctgtaagtatatgcacacattcttttttattgggttgtgattattttagtccctcatttagtgaggaaattaaagaccttgatttTGGTAATATTGCTACTAGTTGTAACTTTAACGTATTGAACACTAAAGGCAAGGTCATAGAGGAAAAGTTAAGAGAGGCCACTAACCATATACTTGAGGCAGAATGccgtaattatcttaattatgatcagcctgaatgtgatgagcagacaactgatctgaataggaagttaattgatttcacgctaaaaaatcttttcagggaaacagatggcaggattagggttcctttgttgtggaatggtaaactatctcatttactctctaagaatgagaggttagctaaattaattttaaagtctacattaaagaagcacaagaaagataaaggtaatttgctattgatggatcagactttcagagatcagttagccgagggtattattgaacctgtagataatcttgaacaatttaaattagaacacccaaattattctttcattccccacatggcTGTTTTCAAGCCTCAACGTGAGACAACGAAATGTAGGATAGTTTATCTCTCGAATTTGAGTGAAAATGAACGTAATAAAGGTCTGAATTTGtcccataaccagtgtatgttcccAGGCCCTAATCTGAACCAGAAAATGTTGTCAGCTTTCATTCATCTTCGGTTCGACGAGAAATTATTGACATTTGATTTGAAAAAGGCATTCAATATGTTGACTTTGAGCGAGAACGATCAGGCAAAACTTCTATTTTACTGGTTTCGTAATGTTAGGAAAGATGATTATACCCTGGTTGCATTTCGCAATGTCAGACTAAGTTTTGGTTTACGTTGCAGTCCTTTTCTCCTTATgatatcacttttttatatattgattattaactCTGATAAAGATGATGACAAATTAAAAGAATGTAAGAAGTTGATCTATTCATTAACATACATGGACAACGGAGCCTATTCTTGTGACAATCTTGATACCCTTCAGTGGGCTTATTCGGTTTTACCTAAGGTGTTCGAGTCCTTTAAATTTTCAGTGCAGCagttaataactaatgatatttccttgcagagtagaattgataaagatatgaaaattgagacaCCTATAGAGAATAAATTGTTTGGTTTAACATGGAATAGGAtaagtgatgaaattttcaccaagccTATCAATCTTAATGCAGATGCCAGTACTAAACGTGAGGTTTTGACCACCATAGCTGCACAGTTCGATATTTTTGGGTTTAATTTGCCACTCATGAACAGGAGTAGGTTATTCATGAATAGGCTCCAATGTTGTAAAGATCTTGATTGGGACAAACCTCTTAATAATGACTTGGTTCGTGAATGGAAAAACTTGTGTAGGCAGGCAAATTCCTCCCCCATAATAAGAGTGCCAAGGTTTGTTGGTTCTAGGGACGGTGAATACAAACTAATAGCATTTACAGATGCCAGTCGTTCTCTTTATggtgttgtagtttttatatgtCATGTTGAGACAAATCAGTGTTGTTTCCTACAAGCTAAAAACCGTATGGTTAATACACATTTGAAGAATAAGTCGATTCCGTCATTGGAACTTAATGCAGTTTTGTTTGGTGTTGAAAGCTTAATGGAGTTACACAGAGACCTTACAGGTGATGTGTGTATGAAGCCAATTAACATATCTGAATTACTGTTGTATACTGATTCAATATGCTCACTTCATTGGCTCAATTCTTGTGTGTCCAAGATGGAAAAAATGCAGAGACTTGGTGTATTTACCACTAACAGGCTTAATTCAATCCAGAGGCTATGTGAAAAGTACCCTGTTAAGTTTTGTTTCGTTTCAGGAAAAGAAAACCCAGCAGACAGCACTACTCGCCCCTTTTCTTATAGGTCTCttatgaaaacaaattttcttattggACCAGATTCAAACTTTATTAAGACTGAAGATGAATTATCTGTTGTCATTCCTAATCCACTGACTGTTGACAAAATGGCTCCTGTCATCGATCATAATGTATATGTGGGAATTAATTCTGAACATTCGCCAAATAGTTCCGGAAATGCTCATTTAATAGACCCTAATGATATTTCTGATTTTAGGAGATTGGTTTTGATTCACCGAAGAGTCTTGCGGTGTGTTATGAAATGGAAGCAGAAGATAGGGATAGAAGGCAGTCCTAAATCACCTAATAGTAACCTGTTTGCTCAGGCCCTTACCCAGATTATATCTACAGAGCAAAATTTGTTTTTCCCTgaagttttttcgtattttcaggATCAAAAGGTTAGACTTAAAGACCTACCTAAGATAGTTACTCAAATGAATGTTTTTCTTGACAATAATAACGTTATTAGGGTGAAAAGTAAGTTTAAGACATGGGATGGTCAAAATGAATTTCCTATATTGTTGCCGAGGGATAGTGCTTTAACTAGACTAATTGTTCTTGATGCTCATTCGAAATTATCCCACTCTGGATGTTATGCTGTATTGTCTGCCATTAGACGTACGTTTTATGTTCCTAAACACTTTTCTaccattaagaaaattcttaaaacttgTGTTCATTGTAGGAGATTCAACAACAGAACTTTCCAGTTGAATCAAAATGTTTATAGAGAGTTCAGATCTGACCCACCATCTATTCccttcaataatgtttttattgactaccttggtccttttacagttaaaaaGGACTCTGAATCTCAAAAGGTTTGGTTACTTATTTTTGCATGTACTTGGAGTCGAGGAATTGATCTCAGGATATGTAATGACCTCTCGGTCAAAGAGTTTTTAAGATCTTTTCaacttcattgttttaattatGGAGTACCACAGCTTGTTGTCAGTGACCTAGGCTCTCAGCTTGTTGCAGGCGCCAACATAattcatgattttatcagtgatcatgAGACTCGGCTTTACTTTGAGGAGAACAATGTGAAACCCTTAACCTTTCAACAATACTTTAAGGGTTGTAGTAAACTCGGTTCCTTGGTTGAGACGtgtgtgaaaatggtaaaaagactGCTCTTTGGTTCTATTAAGAATTGGGTTTTATCTTTTGCAGAGTTTGAATTTGTTGTAGAACACACTAAACATCTGGTTAATAAGCGCCCTATTGCATTCAAAAATGGATTGAGGGAAGCTAATGTTAATGATGTACCCGAACCTATAACCCCAGAGAAATTGATAAGAGGATACGATACTCTTTCTTTAAACCTAATTCCTTCACTGCAAGGAATGCCCAATGATCCAGACTGGCAAGCACCAGTTAGTTCAACTAGTCGTATCAATGATGAGTTTGAGAAACTTCGTAAAGTTAGGCGAAATTTGATTgagaattatcattcggagtttctgGGGACACTTTTGTCAcaagcagttgataagaaggaTAGGTACCGTCCAGCCCAGCAACATAATATTAAGGTAGGGGACATAGTCCTTTTAAAGGAACTTAACACTAAACCTAGCAGCTATCCTATGGCTATTGTCCAGAAACTAGAAGTCAATAGCAATGGTGAGGTAACTGGAGTGACCCTTTTAAAGGGTAAGACCAAGGAAATTATAAAACGTCACATCTCGACTTTAATTCCTTATCTAGAGGTGAAGGATTTGGGTGAAGATAACTGTATCCCTACCCCTGATGTTGAACaaaataatgacactaataatctTCGTGTTCGCAGGAAGGCTGCGATATTAAGTGAGCAGCGAACacgagaatatttgaatatttag